In one window of Kitasatospora sp. MMS16-BH015 DNA:
- a CDS encoding DUF6126 family protein translates to MSNAVKDEKAKRKQAWTRAAIYIAGTHFFAFFVILLLYVGGHRH, encoded by the coding sequence GTGAGCAACGCCGTCAAGGACGAGAAGGCCAAGCGCAAACAGGCCTGGACCCGGGCCGCGATCTACATCGCCGGCACCCACTTCTTCGCGTTCTTCGTCATCCTGCTGTTGTACGTCGGCGGCCACCGCCACTAG
- a CDS encoding helix-turn-helix transcriptional regulator has translation MLHHLTPAAATGSGLHTVLADESSYWRSVLDLAGSRLDSLSTMQSQLPTTGAEPTTELLTDPAAVAALLTALATEGGAEVSWLRPTSPEPSPLASQLGRHLPELPCGIRIRAVLDGTEEAARTARLLAARPGAQEADLRTSPELAQELLLVDDRIALLPQAGAGLAVLREPTAIRLARLLFQAAWSAALPLPTGEAAQEPGQETAGAPDLDREALTEDPVRLQTLQLLAAGAKDEAIARRTGVSLRTCRRHVAAILLALDANSRFQAGVKAVALGLVDPLDLG, from the coding sequence ATGTTGCACCACCTGACTCCCGCCGCCGCCACCGGATCCGGCCTCCACACCGTGCTCGCCGACGAGAGCAGCTACTGGCGGTCGGTGCTCGACCTCGCGGGGAGCCGGCTGGACTCCCTGTCGACGATGCAGAGTCAACTGCCCACCACCGGAGCCGAACCGACCACCGAGCTGCTCACCGACCCGGCGGCCGTCGCCGCCTTGCTGACCGCGCTCGCCACCGAGGGCGGCGCCGAGGTCAGCTGGCTGCGCCCCACCTCCCCGGAGCCCTCCCCGCTCGCCTCGCAGCTGGGCCGCCACCTGCCCGAACTCCCCTGCGGCATACGGATCCGCGCTGTCCTGGACGGCACCGAGGAGGCCGCCCGCACGGCCCGGCTGCTGGCCGCCCGCCCGGGCGCGCAGGAGGCGGACCTGCGCACCAGCCCCGAACTCGCCCAGGAACTCCTGCTGGTCGACGACCGGATCGCCCTGCTGCCCCAGGCCGGGGCCGGCCTCGCGGTGCTCCGCGAGCCCACCGCGATCCGGCTCGCCCGCCTGCTCTTCCAGGCGGCCTGGTCCGCGGCCCTCCCGCTGCCGACCGGGGAGGCCGCCCAGGAGCCCGGCCAAGAGACCGCCGGGGCGCCCGACTTGGACCGTGAGGCGCTGACCGAGGACCCGGTGCGGCTCCAGACCCTGCAACTCCTGGCCGCCGGCGCCAAGGACGAGGCGATCGCCCGCCGCACCGGGGTCTCGCTCCGCACCTGCCGCCGCCACGTGGCGGCGATCCTGCTCGCCCTGGACGCCAACAGCCGCTTCCAGGCGGGCGTCAAGGCCGTCGCCCTCGGCCTGGTCGACCCGCTCGACCTCGGCTGA
- a CDS encoding DUF4239 domain-containing protein encodes MLYAVLLAFVVIVVWENTATAKSTTFKEANALAGVYWLSRQLPLPEGATLEGLTVQYAHAVTDTEWREMRDHHSDPAATALMYRIRDTALAFKPADDQQTVLYDHLVTGVEDLAGGRRARLNEITEVVPPLLWVALIVGAVITVAFTFLFGLSNTWVHLAMVLSLTVLVCLSLIAIRNMSYPFDGLNPVKPTAFDVFLARLPPAR; translated from the coding sequence GTGCTCTACGCCGTGCTGCTGGCCTTCGTGGTGATCGTGGTGTGGGAGAACACCGCGACCGCCAAGAGCACCACCTTCAAGGAGGCCAACGCGCTGGCCGGGGTCTACTGGCTCTCCCGTCAACTGCCGCTGCCCGAGGGCGCCACCCTGGAGGGGCTGACGGTGCAGTACGCGCACGCGGTGACCGACACCGAGTGGCGCGAGATGCGCGACCACCACAGCGACCCGGCCGCCACCGCGCTGATGTACCGGATCCGAGACACCGCACTCGCCTTCAAGCCGGCCGACGACCAGCAGACGGTGCTCTACGACCACCTGGTGACCGGGGTGGAGGACCTGGCCGGCGGCCGCCGGGCCCGGCTGAACGAGATCACCGAGGTGGTGCCTCCGCTGCTCTGGGTGGCGCTGATCGTGGGGGCGGTGATCACGGTGGCCTTCACCTTCCTCTTCGGCCTCTCCAACACCTGGGTGCACCTGGCGATGGTGCTCTCCCTGACGGTGCTGGTCTGCCTCTCCCTGATCGCCATCCGCAACATGAGCTACCCCTTCGACGGCCTTAACCCGGTCAAGCCCACGGCCTTCGACGTGTTCCTCGCCCGGCTGCCGCCGGCCCGCTGA
- a CDS encoding helix-turn-helix domain-containing protein: MAKAYNVMAATCPSRTVLHRIGARWTVFVVNALEDGPRRFTELKTHIRGITPKALTETLRSLEADGLISRQEYPENPPRVEYALTPLGDSLLVPLRAVRQWAEAHVPDIEAARARQPLD, translated from the coding sequence GTGGCCAAGGCCTACAACGTGATGGCGGCGACCTGCCCGAGCCGCACCGTGCTGCACCGCATCGGCGCCCGCTGGACCGTCTTCGTGGTCAACGCCCTGGAGGACGGCCCCCGCCGCTTCACCGAACTCAAGACCCACATCCGGGGCATCACCCCCAAGGCGCTGACCGAGACCCTCCGCTCCCTGGAGGCCGACGGCCTGATCAGCCGTCAGGAGTACCCGGAGAACCCGCCCCGGGTCGAGTATGCCCTCACCCCGCTCGGCGACTCCCTCCTCGTCCCGCTCCGCGCCGTCCGCCAGTGGGCCGAGGCCCACGTCCCCGACATCGAGGCGGCCCGGGCTCGGCAACCGCTGGACTGA
- a CDS encoding SDR family oxidoreductase — MERVLVIGGARGLGAAVARRAREDGYEVVIAARDLAAAEALADEIGATALRIDLQDESTIAAAAQHLAAEGLDHIVTTASAPHDVRATELDRESLVAAFTAKVLGPMLVAKHFAPVLRPTGSMVLFSGVVGWRPGPGSLVKGVTNGAVEYAARHLAADLAPVRVNAVSPGVVDSGAWDRLGEQKAALLAKSAAGTLVGRHGESADLVDAVLWLLRAGFVSGETVHVEGGARHKAG; from the coding sequence ATGGAGCGGGTACTGGTCATCGGTGGAGCGCGGGGCCTCGGGGCGGCCGTCGCCCGGCGGGCGCGCGAGGACGGGTACGAGGTGGTGATCGCCGCCCGCGACCTGGCCGCGGCCGAGGCGCTGGCGGACGAGATCGGCGCCACGGCCTTGCGGATCGACCTCCAGGACGAATCGACCATCGCGGCGGCGGCGCAGCACCTCGCGGCGGAGGGCCTCGACCACATCGTCACCACCGCCTCGGCGCCGCACGACGTCCGGGCCACCGAACTGGACCGCGAGAGCCTGGTGGCCGCGTTCACCGCGAAGGTGCTCGGCCCGATGCTGGTCGCCAAGCACTTCGCGCCCGTGCTGCGCCCCACCGGCTCGATGGTGCTGTTCTCCGGGGTGGTCGGCTGGCGCCCGGGGCCGGGCTCGCTGGTCAAGGGGGTGACCAACGGCGCGGTGGAGTACGCCGCCCGCCACCTCGCGGCGGACCTGGCCCCGGTGCGGGTCAATGCCGTCTCCCCCGGCGTGGTGGACTCGGGTGCCTGGGACCGCCTCGGCGAACAGAAGGCCGCCCTGCTGGCCAAGAGCGCGGCTGGCACCCTGGTCGGCCGGCACGGCGAGTCGGCGGACCTGGTCGACGCGGTGCTCTGGCTGCTCCGGGCCGGCTTCGTCTCCGGCGAGACCGTCCACGTGGAGGGCGGCGCCCGCCACAAGGCCGGCTGA
- a CDS encoding threonine/serine exporter family protein, giving the protein MPSRPLPWLQQNLGRLRGLEDDPDPMLSPPDDPTAPDAAFVIALALLIGESLFANGASAEETCAGMLVTAEAYGLLWCEPSATLWVLSLSGRMPTDTKPTVEQRVMRRHFTDFTALGETEQLIQEISEGAMPAAEARRRALALRPTPAALPRFDSRRVAWRGRMTSWGTAAAHGGAVAAGGSLVAGGGLRVVLPSFLAATVANRVFSLLEGYGVLTFYRSVAAALPAALAAIVMNEFGHGRDSPAIVVGGILALLPALTVIGAVQDSLTGHYLTAYARLLDAVLIFLALVAGIGAAFTVAAQLGRHLPLLPPASPPSYLSWRLAGTVLLAWAVAYRMKVPPRAWGTAVLLSLGGLIAYIALREAGCSRLLATGIVATAIGAMGQLAVSARASTLPWVIPAVTPFLPGSALYRALSELAVGETSRGVGDIIQTIGIWGTLAAGVSLSGEAAAFVHQLRAQRQARRSDGR; this is encoded by the coding sequence GTGCCGAGCAGGCCCTTGCCATGGCTCCAGCAGAACCTGGGGCGGCTGCGCGGCCTGGAGGACGATCCAGACCCGATGCTGAGTCCGCCGGACGACCCCACCGCTCCCGACGCGGCGTTCGTGATCGCCCTGGCCTTGTTGATCGGCGAGTCACTGTTCGCCAACGGGGCGTCAGCCGAGGAGACCTGCGCCGGGATGCTGGTCACCGCCGAGGCCTACGGACTCCTGTGGTGCGAGCCGAGCGCCACCCTCTGGGTTCTGTCCCTCTCGGGGCGGATGCCGACGGACACGAAGCCGACGGTCGAGCAGCGGGTGATGCGCCGCCATTTCACGGACTTCACCGCGCTCGGAGAGACTGAGCAACTGATCCAGGAGATCAGTGAGGGTGCGATGCCGGCGGCCGAAGCACGCCGACGGGCGCTCGCTCTGCGCCCGACCCCCGCTGCGCTCCCCCGGTTCGACAGCCGCAGGGTGGCTTGGCGAGGCCGGATGACCTCATGGGGCACGGCTGCCGCACACGGCGGAGCCGTGGCGGCCGGTGGAAGTCTGGTGGCCGGCGGCGGGCTGCGGGTCGTCCTGCCCTCCTTCCTGGCCGCGACCGTGGCCAACCGCGTCTTCTCACTCCTCGAGGGCTACGGAGTCCTGACGTTCTACCGTTCGGTCGCAGCCGCCTTGCCGGCGGCATTGGCAGCCATCGTGATGAACGAGTTCGGACACGGCCGCGACAGTCCGGCGATCGTGGTGGGTGGGATTCTGGCCCTGCTTCCGGCCTTGACGGTGATCGGGGCGGTCCAGGACTCCCTGACAGGCCATTACCTCACCGCGTACGCGCGGCTCCTTGACGCCGTGCTGATCTTCCTCGCCCTGGTCGCCGGCATCGGCGCCGCGTTCACCGTCGCGGCGCAGCTCGGCCGTCACCTGCCGCTGCTGCCGCCCGCCAGCCCGCCGAGCTACCTCTCCTGGCGCCTGGCGGGCACTGTTCTCCTCGCCTGGGCCGTCGCCTACCGGATGAAAGTGCCGCCCCGTGCCTGGGGCACGGCGGTGCTGCTCAGCCTCGGGGGCCTGATCGCCTACATCGCGCTACGCGAAGCCGGCTGCTCACGCCTCCTGGCCACCGGGATCGTGGCCACCGCGATCGGGGCGATGGGCCAACTCGCGGTCAGCGCCCGGGCCTCCACCCTCCCGTGGGTGATCCCGGCGGTCACTCCGTTCCTGCCCGGCAGTGCCCTGTACCGCGCCTTGAGTGAGCTGGCCGTCGGCGAGACCTCGCGTGGTGTCGGCGACATCATCCAGACGATCGGCATCTGGGGCA
- a CDS encoding 3-hydroxyacyl-CoA dehydrogenase family protein produces MSDTARTIGVVGAGSIGATVCADLVLHGFRVVLVDRDPAALERARRVVAEAVRFGPMLRPGLPRVGAAEALAGVTTYTALEALGGCEFVVENVSEEWETKRAVYRELDRVLPAGVGIGVNTSSIGIGRLAAETGRPELVVGIHFMNPAYLKEAVEVMRGAETSEACMAYVMGLLADLGKEGIVVGDFPGFVSNRISHLFFNEAARLVEEEGVEPAVIDQIFKRCFGHRMGPLETADLIGLDTVLLTLDSLHESYRDDRFKASAHLRALVADGRLGRKTGAGFHAYGLPAGGTGAAQG; encoded by the coding sequence GTGAGCGATACAGCGCGTACCATCGGGGTCGTCGGTGCCGGTTCGATCGGTGCCACGGTCTGTGCCGATCTCGTCCTGCACGGCTTCCGGGTCGTCCTGGTGGACCGTGATCCGGCGGCGCTGGAGCGGGCCCGGCGGGTGGTGGCGGAGGCGGTGCGGTTCGGGCCGATGCTGCGGCCGGGGCTGCCGAGGGTCGGGGCGGCGGAGGCGCTGGCCGGCGTCACCACGTACACCGCGCTGGAGGCGCTGGGCGGCTGCGAGTTCGTGGTGGAGAACGTCAGCGAGGAGTGGGAGACCAAGCGGGCGGTCTACCGGGAGCTCGACCGGGTGCTGCCGGCCGGGGTCGGGATCGGGGTCAACACCTCCAGCATCGGCATCGGCCGGCTCGCCGCCGAGACCGGCCGGCCCGAGCTGGTGGTGGGCATCCACTTCATGAACCCGGCCTACCTCAAGGAGGCCGTGGAGGTGATGCGCGGGGCGGAGACCTCGGAGGCCTGCATGGCCTACGTGATGGGCCTGTTGGCGGACCTCGGCAAGGAGGGGATCGTGGTGGGGGACTTCCCCGGCTTCGTCAGCAACCGGATCTCGCACCTCTTCTTCAACGAGGCCGCCCGGCTGGTGGAGGAGGAGGGGGTCGAGCCCGCCGTGATCGACCAGATCTTCAAGCGGTGCTTCGGCCACCGGATGGGCCCGCTGGAGACGGCGGACCTGATCGGGCTCGACACCGTGCTGCTCACCCTGGACAGCCTCCACGAGAGCTACCGGGACGACCGGTTCAAGGCCAGCGCCCACCTGCGCGCGCTGGTGGCGGACGGCCGGCTCGGCCGCAAGACCGGGGCCGGCTTCCACGCCTACGGCCTCCCGGCGGGCGGTACGGGCGCCGCCCAGGGATGA
- a CDS encoding SulP family inorganic anion transporter codes for MNPLRRPPAFGRSAVLGRAVARVRAVLPSRRTLAGMGRSPRRDLVAGLTVAIVALPLALGFGVASGAGAEAGLATAVVAGALAAFFGGSELQVSGPTGAMTVVLVPIVHRYGTSGVLTVGLLAGVLLVAAALGGVGRFMAYVPVPVVEGFTVGIALVIGLQQLPAALGVRAPGASNVLVSAWDAAAGFARAPHPAALGLAAGVAAVMLLGARLRPGLPFSLVAVVAATLAVRFAGLDAATIGHLPSGLPAPSLSFLHPGAVPQLATAALAVAALAALESLMSATAADAMSAGERHDSDRELLGQGIANLVAPLFGGVAATGAIARTAVNVRSGAVSRLAALVHAALLAVVVFAAAPLVAGIPLAALAGVLIATAVRMVEVGSLRALARSGRGEAAIMLLTAGATLAFDLVTAVLVGLLVAGALALRQVARSAALTRVDLHEGPPPAGVDLPAEGRGTIVAYRVDGPLFFAAAHRFLLELADTAEFQAVVLRLSRVSAMDATGARVLGEAIDRLADRGVLVLVSGVRPEHRRTLDALGVLDHLHGLGRVFPSAPEAISYAHHHLHRPGLLTGHTSHSRRRPG; via the coding sequence ATGAACCCGCTCCGCCGTCCCCCGGCCTTCGGCCGGTCAGCGGTCCTCGGGCGCGCCGTCGCCCGGGTCCGGGCGGTACTTCCCTCCCGGCGGACACTGGCCGGGATGGGACGTTCCCCGCGCCGCGACCTGGTCGCCGGCCTCACCGTGGCGATCGTGGCGCTGCCGCTCGCGCTCGGCTTCGGGGTGGCCTCCGGTGCGGGCGCCGAGGCCGGCCTGGCCACGGCCGTGGTGGCCGGTGCGCTGGCGGCGTTCTTCGGCGGGTCCGAGCTGCAGGTCTCCGGGCCCACCGGGGCGATGACCGTGGTGCTGGTACCGATCGTCCACCGGTACGGCACCAGCGGCGTGCTGACGGTGGGCCTGCTGGCGGGCGTCCTGCTGGTGGCCGCCGCGCTCGGCGGGGTCGGCCGGTTCATGGCCTACGTGCCGGTACCGGTGGTGGAGGGCTTCACCGTCGGCATCGCGCTGGTGATCGGCCTCCAGCAGCTCCCCGCCGCCCTCGGCGTACGGGCCCCGGGGGCCTCGAACGTCCTGGTCTCCGCCTGGGACGCGGCGGCCGGCTTCGCCCGGGCGCCGCACCCGGCCGCGCTGGGGCTGGCCGCCGGGGTGGCGGCGGTGATGCTGCTCGGTGCGCGGCTGCGGCCGGGCCTGCCGTTCTCGCTGGTCGCCGTCGTGGCCGCGACCCTGGCCGTGCGGTTCGCCGGTCTCGACGCGGCCACCATCGGGCACCTGCCCTCGGGGCTGCCCGCGCCCTCGCTCTCCTTCCTCCACCCCGGTGCCGTACCGCAGCTGGCCACCGCCGCCCTGGCCGTGGCGGCGCTGGCCGCGCTGGAGTCGCTGATGTCGGCCACCGCCGCCGACGCGATGAGCGCCGGCGAGCGCCACGACAGCGACCGCGAGCTCCTCGGCCAGGGCATCGCCAACCTCGTCGCCCCGCTCTTCGGGGGCGTCGCGGCCACCGGCGCGATCGCCCGCACCGCCGTCAACGTCCGCTCCGGCGCGGTCTCCCGGCTCGCCGCCCTCGTGCACGCCGCCCTGCTCGCGGTGGTCGTCTTCGCCGCCGCGCCGCTGGTGGCGGGCATCCCGCTGGCCGCCCTGGCCGGGGTGCTGATCGCCACCGCCGTACGGATGGTCGAGGTCGGCTCGCTGCGGGCGCTGGCCCGCTCCGGGCGGGGCGAGGCCGCGATCATGCTGCTCACCGCCGGCGCGACCCTGGCCTTCGACCTGGTCACCGCCGTGCTCGTCGGCCTCCTGGTGGCCGGCGCACTGGCGCTGCGCCAGGTGGCCCGTTCGGCGGCCCTGACCCGGGTGGACCTGCACGAAGGGCCGCCGCCGGCCGGGGTGGACCTCCCGGCCGAGGGCCGGGGGACGATCGTCGCCTACCGGGTGGACGGCCCGCTGTTCTTCGCCGCGGCGCACCGCTTCCTGCTCGAGCTCGCCGACACCGCCGAGTTCCAGGCCGTCGTCCTGCGGCTGTCCCGGGTCAGCGCGATGGACGCCACCGGGGCGCGGGTACTGGGCGAGGCGATCGACCGACTCGCCGACCGGGGCGTCCTGGTCCTCGTCTCCGGCGTCCGGCCGGAACACCGCCGCACCCTGGACGCCCTCGGCGTACTGGACCACCTGCACGGGCTGGGCCGGGTCTTCCCGAGCGCCCCGGAGGCGATCTCCTACGCCCACCACCACCTGCACCGCCCGGGGCTGCTGACCGGCCACACCTCCCACAGCCGCCGCCGACCCGGCTGA